The following coding sequences are from one Lolium rigidum isolate FL_2022 chromosome 6, APGP_CSIRO_Lrig_0.1, whole genome shotgun sequence window:
- the LOC124661372 gene encoding probable splicing factor 3A subunit 1 codes for MGAPTVPLLPAPDGDGDVDVDRQEQLQIVLSSAAVAPAPSKPEPAPTVATHTRTIGIIHPPPDIRVIIEKTATFVAKNGPDFERRIVQLNQGNAKFNFLQPSDPYHAYYQHRIAEIAAQPPATDQGAAAVSEDGQQLPSDPADGSDDKPDHSAPFRVAPPTKVLVPPKAELYTVHLPEGITGEELDIIKLTAQFVARNGKNFMTALAQREATNPQFNFIRPTHSLFTFFTMLSDAYSRVMRPDEGVPALIRDLREGSKDLTTVLERCLNRLEWDRSQEQARQQADDEVELERMQMSMIDWHDFVVVETIEFADDEYEGLPVPLTLEELKRRKRMETLREDDEPTELAEPAKDDAMEMDDDEMQLVEEGMKAARLQENEGGAQVMVTGDDEPPMRIVKNYKRPEERMPAERDPTKVVVSPITGELIPISEMEEHMRISLIDPKYKEQKERMMAKIKETTLAPDDEISRNIIGLARTRPDIFGTTEEEVSNAVKAEIEKKKDEQPKQVIWDGHSGSIGWTATQAMSMGGEEQQFDASNVRGPAPLPQPGMQLPRPPQPLPLINVPRFTPNPMPYHIHPPPHHMQGVPHMMPNMHQPPPPGQQQMIRMTGPMGHMPNSIPPPPGHTTQFMPGPPRFPMPPPPHMQTMPTMVNPIGIPQPPPPLPPQPPAEEQPPLPDEPEPKRPRTDDASLIPAEQFLAQHPGPARISVSVPNLDEGNLQGQVLEIPVQSLSDTVGSLKEQIAGELQLPANKQKLSVRTSFLKDNLSLAYYNVGPGVVINLALRERGGRKK; via the exons atgGGAGCCCCCACGGTGCCCCTCCTTCCCGCgccggacggcgacggcgacgtcgaCGTCGACCGCCAGGAGCAGCTTCAGATTGTTCTCtcgtccgccgccgtcgcgcccgcGCCCTCCAAGCCCGAGCCCGCGCCGACGGTGGCCACGCACACGCGCACCATCGGCATCATCCACCCTCCGCCCGACATCCGCGTCATCATCGAGAAGACGGCCACCTTCGTCGCCAAGAACGGCCCCGACTTCGAGCGCCGCATCGTCCAGCTCAACCAGGGCAACGCCAAGTTCAACTTCCTGCAGCCCTCCGACCCCTACCACGCCTACTACCAGCACCGCATCGCCGAGATCGCCGCCCAGCCTCCCGCCACCGACCAGGGCGCGGCGGCCGTGTCCGAGGACGGCCAGCAGCTCCCGTCCGACCCCGCCGATGGCTCGGATGACAAGCCCGACCACTCCGCGCCCTTCCGCgtggcgccgcccaccaaggtGCTCGTGCCGCCCAAGGCAGAGCTCTACACCGTGCACCTGCCCGAGGGTATCACCGGGgaggagctggacatcatcaagcTCACCGCGCAGTTTGTGGCTCGGAACGGTAAGAACTTCATGACTGCGCTGGCACAGCGCGAGGCCACCAACCCGCAGTTCAACTTCATCCGCCCCACCCACAGCCTGTTCACTTTCTTCACCATGCTCTCGGATGCTTACTCGAGGGTGATGAGGCCAGATGAGGGCGTGCCTGCGCTCATCAGGGACCTGCGGGAGGGATCCAAGGACCTCACCACCGTGCTCGAGCGCTGCCTGAACCGGCTGGAGTGGGATCGGTCGCAGGAGCAGGCTAGGCAACAGGCAGATGATGAGGTTGAGCTGGAGAGGATGCAGATGTCGATGATTGATTGGCACGATTTTGTCGTCGTCGAGACGATTGAGTTTGCAGACGATGAGTATGAGGGGCTTCCTGTCCCGCTTACCCTAGAGGAATTGAAGCGCCGCAAGAGGATGGAGACCTTGAGAGAGGACGATGAGCCCACGGAATTAGCTGAACCAGCTAAGGATGATGCGATGGAGATGGATGATGATGAGATGCAACTTGTTGAGGAGGGAATGAAGGCTGCAAGGCTCCAGGAGAACGAAGGAGGAGCACAAGTTATGGTCACTGGGGATGATGAGCCACCTATGAGGATTGTCAAGAACTATAAGAGGCCTGAGGAGAGGATGCCTGCGGAGAGGGATCCCACCAAGGTTGTTGTCTCACCGATAACCGGGGAGCTCATTCCGATCAGCGAGATGGAAGAACACATGCGCATCTCGCTCATTGACCCCAAGTACAAGGAACAGAAAGAAAGAATGATGGCAAAGATTAAGGAGACCACGCTTGCTCCTGATGATGAGATCTCCCGTAACATCATTGGTCTTGCACGCACAAGGCCTGATATATTTGGAACGACCGAGGAAGAGGTTTCTAATGCTGTCAAGGCAGAAatcgagaagaagaaggacgagcaGCCAAAGCAGGTTATTTGGGATGGTCATTCTGGTAGCATTGGTTGGACTGCCACTCAGGCAATGTCTATGGGTGGTGAGGAACAACAATTTGATGCTTCGAATGTGCGAGGTCCAGCTCCACTTCCTCAGCCTGGCATGCAGTTGCCCCGGCCTCCTCAACCACTTCCTCTGATTAATGTTCCCCGATTTACACCAAATCCGATGCCTTATCATATCCACCCCCCGCCTCATCATATGCAAGGAGTTCCACATATGATGCCCAACATGCACCAACCTCCACCACCAGGTCAACAGCAGATGATTAGAATGACTGGTCCCATGGGTCATATGCCAAACAGTATCCCTCCACCTCCAGGCCATACTACCCAGTTCATGCCTGGTCCACCACGGTTCCCTATGCCCCCGCCGCCACACATGCAGACCATGCCAACAATGGTCAACCCCATCGGAATCCCCCAGCCTCCACCACCTTTGCCTCCTCAACCACCTGCTGAGGAGCAGCCACCTCTACCTGATGAACCAGAACCTAAGAGGCCAAGAACAGATGATGCTTCTCTGATTCCAGCAGAGCAGTTCCTTGCTCAGCATCCG GGCCCTGCTCGCATCTCGGTTTCTGTACCCAACCTTGATGAAGGAAACTTGCAAGGCCAAGTTTTGGAGATCCCTGTCCAATCTCTCTCAGACACCGTCGGCAGTCTCAAGGAGCAGATTGCTGGAGAGCTGCAGCTTCCTGCTAATAAGCAGAAGCTGAGTGTGAGGACTAGTTTCCTCAAAGACAATCTTTCTCTTGCTTATTACAATGTTGGCCCTGGGGTGGTGATCAATCTAGCTCTGAGGGAGCGTGGTGGGAGGAAAAAATGA
- the LOC124665908 gene encoding translin-associated protein X-like, which produces MVSDAAAPPASAGCSAMKAEFARHTDYLNALNDKRERLVKASRDVTMNSKKVIFQVHRISRNNKEEVLSKAENDLAAVVNQHIGKLVKELQGTDFWKLRRAYTFGVQEYIEAATFCRFCKTGTLLSLDEINDSLLALSDKSVEPLQINVLDYILGVADLSGELMRLAIGRISDGEVEYAKDICSFVRDIYRELTLLVPLMDDNNEMKKKMEVMLQSVVKIENACFGVHVRGSEYIPMLGSSAEPDYAFFGGADYD; this is translated from the exons ATGGTCtcggacgcggcggctcctccggcCTCGGCGGGGTGCTCCGCGATGAAGGCCGAGTTCGCCAGGCACACCGACTACCTCAACGCGCTC AACGATAAACGGGAAAGGCTAGTGAAAGCAAGTCGGGATGTGACAATGAACAGCAAAAAGGTCATCTTTCAAGTCCACAG GATCAGCAGAAATAATAAGGAGGAAGTTCTTTCAAAGGCAGAAAATGATCTTGCTGCTGTGGTTAACCAACACATTGGAAAGTTAGTAAAAGAATTACAAGGAACCGACTTCTGGAAGCTCAGAAGAGCCTATACCTTTGGT GTACAAGAATATATCGAAGCTGCAACGTTTTGTAGATTTTGCAAGACTGGCACTTTATTGAGTCTAGATGAGATCAATGATTCTTTGCTAGCGCTAAGTGATAAATCTGTTGAGCCCTTGCAGATAAACGTGCTTGACTATATTTTAGGG GTTGCTGATTTGTCAGGGGAGCTAATGAGGCTTGCAATTGGCCGTATATCTGATGGGGAAGTTGAATATGCTAAAGATATATGTTCATTTGTACGTGACATTTATAGGGAGCTGACCCTTCTGGTGCCACTGATGGATGATAATAATGAGATGAAGAAGAAAATGGAGGTTATGCTTCAAAGTGTTGTGAAAATTGAAAATG CTTGCTTCGGTGTTCATGTGCGAGGATCAGAGTACATTCCTATGCTGGGGTCATCTGCCGAACCAGATTACGCGTTTTTTGGTGGCGCCGACTACGACTAG